Part of the Citrus sinensis cultivar Valencia sweet orange chromosome 2, DVS_A1.0, whole genome shotgun sequence genome, TATCGACTGATTTTGGCGCAAAATTTTACCATATATATCGTCTAATTCTCTTAGCAACGTCCCAAAATTGACTATAAACtacaaatacatatatttctCCAGAAAAATTTCGCAATATGAAAGTTATTAGTCAAGCCTAAACAGGAAGCCTTTCATAAGAAAAGCAACCGCTAAAAAGTTTGTAATATTTCAAGGCAATCCAAACAAAGCCTAcatttcaaaaacaaacaattgaaaaaaacagaaaccaaaataaaacatgAGAGAATCGCAACCAGACGAACAAGAATAGATGCATAACATACCGAAGGCAGACAAAAACGGCGCGTCCCGAGGCTTCTGCTCTGAGAAGAGTTTCAGCGATTTgaagagagggagagagagagagagagagagagaggagagagaggagagagagagtaaaGAGAAGACAGAAGGGAGTGAGGTTAGGATGTCGATGACGATGGAAAGCGAATGGTCGAGGAGAGATATTTTAATGACTAGTGCGAATTTGCAAAATAAATCGAACTGCGTGGATCAGCCCTGTTGCTGACATGGCTTCATCCACTCCGTGCTCCACGCGTGTGCTCTCTCCTTATTGGACCGCGTTCTGTATCGTCATACGTGCACTTGCCACGTGAGTGTTGTCATGTCAAACCAGTTAATTAGTAGTAATTGGGTCCGGCTACGGTGCAATGGTGATACCGTGTCACCGTTGGACTTAGCCGTTGGATCCACTTGAATAGATCGATTCTTTAGAATCCAACGACTGGGTGCAACAGTAGCACGGTACCATCGTTGCACCATAATTTTCTCCTAATTAGCAACaatggaaaaaatattttttactttctcCCCCTCATATGTTATTGAcctggaaaaataaatatattgattATATCCGCCAATAATATCtgacttttattttatgtccCATAATTGTGCTAAATGTTAATATACCAATTGCAGCAAAATTGGTATATTAACATTTAGCACAATTATGagacataaaataaaagtcaGATATTATTGGCGGAATTGATAGGGACGGCAACGGGGAGGAGAGAGATTAGTGTACTTATTCTTAATATGTTGTATATATCACCGTCCACTCTCTTTCTCTCCGTCAGAGAAGACGGTGGTTCTGGAATAATAACAAGAGATTTCGAGGGTTCTGATCCTAgagtaattaatatatttttaattttaaaacttaatttaattatattaacatgataaaattaaaattaatatttgataatatatcttacattaatagtAATTCATTATAAGAGTCTCACtacaaaatatgaattatCAGAATAATTATTTCCATCAACCTTCATAATcttacaataaaaagaaaaataaattacttttatataaataattaaatagatgaaataaatataggTACTTAAACTAATGAGACGAGGACGCGACGTAATATTAGGCTATGATGAGATGATGACAAGTTGGTGCTGGTTGCCCTACAAATAATTTGGATATGATAAGTAAAATTATGAGAGAGCGACTTAAGATTTGATTTATAGATTATGCATTTGAGGAGTTATGAGTTTTGGGTAGTGGTTAAATCTAAattacatttatatttttatattaattaatatttatattatttgtataaatattttattatttacactaatatttaatattttataattttattattattcactaataattttaaaaattaaaatgaaaaaattagaagaagaTTGTGATTCTATCATCCTCTTTccttctttaaataaaaaattgagtaaaaaatatttttatttttttaataaaaaattagatataaaatcattctcttataatgaaaaaaatgtcataaaCTCATCCCGCGCGGATTTCTAGTTTTCTACCGTCTCTAACTGAAATACATAcgtctattattttattaatttattccttTCACCAATCAAATCTCTACTACCAACCACGGACGCAGAGGATCAACTAACCCGATTAGAAAAAGTGCAATCCCATGGAATACGGGCAGATGTTTGGTCAACGATTCAGTATTTATGCAGCCCATGTGCCtgtgtaatatatataattcaacgttattcttttttttttttaatttcatttctaaattcatttatcattttttttatattcttaagGTTGGTGGATCGTGTTTGACTGGTTGTGTTATGAGAAAGTCAAGACAGATATGAATTTGATCCTTTTGATAATCGCATAAAATAATATGCTATATTAcatcatatataatatatgataatttttaaaatattagtcaaaattttaaaatttacagtatataaaaaagttaaattgcTTTATGTGACAACTCGTAAGTTTTATTATATGTTatgttatatataatataatgtaaCCCCCGTAAAGAATTTTAAACGCTAATTCAATTAGTTATTTGTTGAAGAAAACTATGTTTGCCCATGAATAACACATACGAGTTTGTACCATGGGAACGACAACTCTGCTGCCGCCGTTTTTATGTCCCATTTCTTGATGGCAAatgctatgttacaattaatgtatatataatataatataacccCCGTAAAGAGTTTTAAACGCTAATTCAATTAGTTATTTGTTGAAGAAAACTATGTTTGCCCATGAATAACACATACGAGTTTGTACCATGGGAACGACAACTCTGCTGCCGCCGTTTTTATGTCCCATTTCTTGATGGCAAatgctatgttacaattaatgtaacatacacactcaacaacaaccacacaaattgtaTGGGCCCATcatttgtgtggttgttgttgagtgtgtatgttacattaattgtaacatatgGGCTCCCtttcttgatttctttttctccatcaAGCGTTGGCCACCAAAAAGAGTCCCAGGAGAAAAAGTGATACTGGGGCGTCCGCCATTTTGATATAACAGAAGTTAAGCATAAGTCGTAGAGTTGTGTTCTCAATTTGAACTACACAAGTTTCTCTAGGGCACATCATGCCCTTCTATAGTGACAAATTTCAGTGCTGGtttgtttaatataattttttttccctaaaaacaaaatttaattattttttttgaaaatattacagtactatattataaattaatttacatgtCAGAAATTCTAAAACAACTTGatataattagtaaaaataaataatctaaatttgatttgatcaataatatgtcattttaaacatttttaacCCGTTAGCAAGATTGTATCACAAATAATGGGCCTTACTATTCATGCCCTGTTGTATCCGCTGGGACAAAAAATACTGCAGTGCTAATATAAAAGAACAACGCCAAATAAAAGACAGATTACATATAAAAGAATAACGCCAAACACAAGTCCGGTGAGGCGGTGACCACAATCGACAAGATAAGATGTGTGCCTAACTTTGCTATCgttgattattaattaagcCTTTCAGTGCTAACGAGTAACGACAAGGCactcaaaaatatatataaataaatcagaCACTGTCgcaaatatcaattattattattattattattattattattattattattattattattatgccggtaaaatgtaatattatattgtcAGCCATCTTTATTAATtccgaaaataaaattttttattacttctttctttgatttgttttccttttaatttttttttgtttaaaatttcaacaaatttgagttgaatttaaattagaatctttattttgtttggatTCTGAAAATTACACACACAAGTTATCAATGTTGCGTGCAACACACCGCTCAGTTTGCATGCAAGGAGTTGAATCATGGGCAGGTTAGTGTTAACTCTGTTAAAGCCATTATTGATGTTGGTATTTAAATTCAGAAACCAACCAACTGCATTAATATGCCACAAAAAATACTTGGTGTAGagaaagatgaaagaaataagaaaatgaaagagggAGAGTGAGTTGGTAGATAGAAAAAGGTGTAAATTTCTCTCATATTTTTCTACACTAAACATAACTTGCCACGAAAATAAGGTAGAATAGAGTTTCCACAAAACAACGACATAAGGCAGCGACACTAAGCACAACTCATACGCCCCTTTTGGGTTTCGCCCTCAATTTGTAAAAGCTTCATAAATTAGTTTTTCCCCAATTAAATAAGGCAGTGGGCAGTGACAGAACAGGGCAATTTGTTTCGTATACTTTATGCTAGGGCTTCAAGCGACAAAGTGAACACATCTTAAATTTATACTGGAAATGATCCCACCCATCCATTAGGATAGAGTTACATTTACTTTGTCTTACGTTACCAAAATTTCTgaaaaatcaacataaaaaaataatatgaactttcaataaattatttatgtgtttaaCTTCAAATTCTTTGACGTAATAGGGTAACGCCTGTGTTTCAAGCTCcctttttatttcaaactttgttttctcttctgCATCTTCtgtttttttctatttttttggtCAAATATCTCTTCTCATTTATTTCAAACATGACgtgtataaaatttaaaatgcgCGAACATCCACGTTAGCGGTTAGAgtgttttaataatatcattgtTTTAAATCTTGAGGCCAAACATCTTAACTGGTGGTCTTTTGtggaatttttaaaagaatataatttttatttatttttcatcaacataaaataaaaaataaaatattgacaaTTGTTTCTGTAAAATGaaactaatatattttaatatcatattgaaaaatttattattaaaattttgttttaagtaAAGTTTGAATTTGCTCTATCttcctaaaaattttaaattgtataaagtataaaatatttatttattttttactaataGCTTAGTTAGAAGAtctatttactttttaacttttcattttttaagttgttGGGAAAGATTCAAAATAACTATGAATAGCAaaagtgaattttaattaagtttttacttTTGACATTACAAAAACCAAGTTCAAATAAAGtagtcaaattaattttaaaaataataataaataacaaaatacttAAAAGAAAGTATATACTtgaaactattatttttttgatatagaaaatattttaaatttatttaaagaaaagaacgAATTAACGAAATAAATAGAATATgaagtttgaaaatttgaactGAAAACATATTAGAGTTCGCGCCATAAACAAAATGCCTTTGTTGAGCCTCAGCCTCAGCCACGCATATAAAACCTGAAAGCACCTTCATTcttgtatattttttcaaatccgAAAAAATCCTTTCTATCTCTCACATCTCATTTGCATTTCAAAATGTCCGCCGTAAAATCGATCTCCAGAAAACGAGGCTCCGACACCGTATCGGACTCGAAACACCGAGTCGTGGACGATTTTGATCCCCATTTCTCAAGGTCCGTTTCCAAAACGACATTTGATTTTGCGTTTGTTGATGAAGGTTTGTTGTTCTGATTTTTTAGATGAAATTGCAGTGACTTGAAAGGTATTATGTCGGCGCTGCAGCAGATCAGAGAGAAAGCACAGAGGGACGGTCAAAAGAAGAACGAAGAGACGATCTCTAGGTAATTTTTTCTCGCTAATTGATTTTAGCTTGGACATTGAAGATTTATTTGCCTATAATTTgcttataataatttctttaaaaaatatcaaatgtaGTTATTGTTTGGTTAGATTATTTATTTCGTATTTTTGGTTACTTGTTAGCTTCtgctttttttaattcaattttttatgattcATGATTCTTAATTGCTTGTGCATGATGCGTAAAGAATTTGTCATAGCTACCAAATGCACAAGCAATTTTTTATGATTCATGATTCTTACCTTCAGCTTGAGTCACTTCATTTTTTGATATTCCTTTTCATTTACCATAAATCAACAATGCAAACAATTAGTTTCACACTTACATCAGCTAAGAACGATCGAAGCCTTTTTGTTACTGAAAGctagaaaaatattgaaatgatTTTTAGAAAAGAATTTGATGAGTGTTTTCTTGAGAGTATCTTTTAGATCTGAAATGTACTCGAAGTGTTTATGTTGAGAAACATTTGATACTCCTAGCTAAAATTTATAACCATGGATcgcataaaaataatgataaatattccTGCAAAAGCATATTTGCTTGTAAGTGCTGCTATAAATATAACATACCTAAGCTCCATTTTTCAGCTTTGAAAAACAGTATGGTGTTTTGTTAAATGTGCTCAAGTTATATTGTTATGTTTGTGCTTCCTTTGCTCTTTATGTACCAATTCTACAATTATAGTGAATAATTTATGTTTCGATACAGTGTTGCTACTGAAATCCGGTCTAAGATTGATGAACTGAGGTCCAAAATCGAGAAGGATaggtaaaatttaaatctcTTAGTACACTTCAGTAACCAGATCGAACATCTAACTTTAATTTGTGCACAAACTATActattttattcctttttgCATTTTCATTGCAGACAGAGTTTTGCTAAGGCACTATCGAAGAGCTCAAAAGAGGTTTGATGTGAACAAAGGAACTTGCCTAAAGATTGCTGGAGATGAATTTTAGGTTTAgctatgcttttttttttttagagttaTCCAATAGATTGTTTGGATAAGATATGTGGTTAAATATTTTCAGTGTGAAAGTTGCTTGAAGAATGAGACTGCCAAGTTCCAAGATGTTTATGAGAAATTCTGCAAGGAGAGAGCTGCTCATCTTCAAGTCTTAAAAGGTATGCCCTGCTgctgtttgtttcttttggtCTTTCGGACTTTTGGCTTGTGGTCCAGAAGGATTTAAACTCAAAACAATGTTGTACATTTATGTATGAATTCGTCAtcaactaatttatttatttttcattatcatATTTAAACTGCGTCTTTTAAACCGGATTCattgtttttaaaagtaatttggTTTGTCAGCTTTAAGGATTGCTTCTCTCTAAGTACCCTGTACATGCAACAAAGCACAATCCCATCGTGTCTATGTTACCCTGAAATACATACCAAATTGAGGAGTTGGCTGCATTTTTCCTGAAGCACTAtggaaagtgaaaaaaataggGCCTAAAGCATTGGTCAATGTCCTGCAACCAGTCAACACTAGAGTTGTCAACTCAGAAATAATTCTTGCTTAGTGATATGATTCTGTTTGAAGTGTTACTGGTAAAtaactttatcttttgcaCTGACAGATACTATTTCCAAGTTTGAAGAGGACAAGGAAAGACTGTTCATGCGCTATGAACAACTAAGTAAGCAACAATATTCTATTTCCCCCTTGTTAGAAACTTAATTCCACTGATCTGGTGGCTCTTTGAAATCagggaagaaagaaaagagtttgATATCTGAACAAGAGAAATACTGTGCTGATAAAATTGCTAACTTGGAGTCGTccttgaaaaagaagaagcaggTAAGCAAATTATATGCATCAAGTTGCTAGATTGCTGGTTTGTTTGCATTCATGTTAATAGccataaattagattttacTTTTTGGAAAACAGGATGACAAAACTTTCAGCATTTTGAGGAAAACTATCGGTTCATTTCTTGGCAATGCCTCGGATGAGGACTTCTTGCCTGATGATTAAAGATTTGCTTCAAAGGAGTTCTGCAGACGTATAACTAGTAACTTTTTCTTCCTTAAGAAAGAAGCTTATGATATACCATCTCTGAGAAACCAATATATACTAGCATATATGCTAGTATTTCATCTTGGATGCAGGAActcaagaaaataatatcaacATTTGTTGTCTAAATGGTAATTAGTAGGCAGAGAAATTCTTTGCTTTCGTATGTCTGCACTGGTGAACCCACACTGGTTTATTCCAACGCACGTCTTTCCCTTCTGTTCTAATATGGTTCAACATTGCGAATTATGAAATGCTTGCTTCTTTAGGTTTTATGAGCTAATGCTGACCGTGCtcttaatattcattaaaatttcaatttattcatttagcATGTTGTTTCTGCTTTTGGCCCCTTCCTaagcttttaaaatatcaGTGCCTGTTTCTGTCTTCTGTAATTGATAGATATCAAGTAACATTTAGGAATTAATGCTAGTTCTATAAGTGGTCCGTTAGTTGTAATTGCCCTCTCCCTTGATCAGTTGACCCATTTCCTTTGAAGTGTATCCCTTGAggtggtgtttgtttttaagaAAAGGGAGGAGAGAAAAAGAGTGGAATGGAggggaaagaagaagaaaggagTGGAAGAAAatagtgaaattaaatttcattgtttggtttgacataaaatttgatagagaaaggaattacaattttttttttggacaaatttatcctttaccttaaatattaaattatctatattagtaataaaatataatttaatattaataccaaacttttttaatttcaaaaagttctAAAACAAttcatgatttatatttaatataaaatataaataatttaatatactaaactattaaatataatttaatataaataaaagccGGTCAATAGTAGCGGTCAACACAAGTCAACGCTGTAAACAAAAGTCAACATCGGTCAATGGTGGCCGGTGACTTTCTGGTGAATTTCGGCGGCTTCCGGCGATGTCTAAGGCTCCAACGATGATCCGGCATAGCTCCGGCGACGGTCTG contains:
- the LOC102629056 gene encoding uncharacterized protein LOC102629056; the protein is MSAVKSISRKRGSDTVSDSKHRVVDDFDPHFSSDLKGIMSALQQIREKAQRDGQKKNEETISSVATEIRSKIDELRSKIEKDRQSFAKALSKSSKECESCLKNETAKFQDVYEKFCKERAAHLQVLKDTISKFEEDKERLFMRYEQLRKKEKSLISEQEKYCADKIANLESSLKKKKQDDKTFSILRKTIGSFLGNASDEDFLPDD